One region of Chanodichthys erythropterus isolate Z2021 chromosome 17, ASM2448905v1, whole genome shotgun sequence genomic DNA includes:
- the gap43 gene encoding neuromodulin isoform X2, translating into MPPWNLMNKVEKNEEADQEIKQDGTKPEENAHKAATKIQASFRGHITRKKMKDGEKEEDNDAAPDESAETTEEKEERVSPSEEKPAEVSTETAEESKEAAEQPNSPAAAEAPPTTAAADPAPSDTPTKEEVQEQLQEVEKPKEAESTATADDANAQKEDEKQEEAKQADVPDPAAESQETDQIDKKEAIEDSKPAEEAVSDAGKEENV; encoded by the exons ATGCCCCCCTGGAACCTGATGAACAAG GTTGAGAAGAATGAAGAGGCTGATCAGGAGATCAAGCAGGATGGAACCAAACCGGAGGAAAACGCCCACAAGGCCGCTACCAAGATCCAGGCCAGCTTCCGCGGACACATCACccggaaaaaaatgaaagacgGAGAGAAAGAAGAGGACAACGATGCCGCTCCGGACGAGTCAGCCGAGACCacggaggagaaggaggagcgAGTCTCTCCATCTGAGGAGAAACCGGCCGAGGTTTCCACAGAAACAGCAGAGGAGAGCAAAGAAGCAGCCGAGCAACCCAACTCGCCCGCTGCAGCTGAAGCCCCACCCACCACCGCAGCAGCTGACCCCGCCCCCTCAGACACGCCCACTAAAGAGGAAGTGCAGGAGCAGCTGCAGGAAGTGGAGAAGCCTAAAGAGGCCGAAAGCACGGCGACCGCAGACGATGCAAATGCACAGAAGGAGGACGAGAAGCAGGAGGAAGCCAAACAAGCCGATGTGCCTGACCCCGCCGCCGAGAGCCAGGAAACAGACCAAATAGACAAAAAAG AGGCCATCGAAGACTCTAAACCAGCAGAAGAGGCCGTTTCAGATGCAGGCAAAGAAGAGAACGTTTAA
- the gap43 gene encoding neuromodulin isoform X1, protein MLCCIRRTKPVEKNEEADQEIKQDGTKPEENAHKAATKIQASFRGHITRKKMKDGEKEEDNDAAPDESAETTEEKEERVSPSEEKPAEVSTETAEESKEAAEQPNSPAAAEAPPTTAAADPAPSDTPTKEEVQEQLQEVEKPKEAESTATADDANAQKEDEKQEEAKQADVPDPAAESQETDQIDKKEAIEDSKPAEEAVSDAGKEENV, encoded by the exons ATGCTGTGCTGTATCAGAAGAACTAAGCCG GTTGAGAAGAATGAAGAGGCTGATCAGGAGATCAAGCAGGATGGAACCAAACCGGAGGAAAACGCCCACAAGGCCGCTACCAAGATCCAGGCCAGCTTCCGCGGACACATCACccggaaaaaaatgaaagacgGAGAGAAAGAAGAGGACAACGATGCCGCTCCGGACGAGTCAGCCGAGACCacggaggagaaggaggagcgAGTCTCTCCATCTGAGGAGAAACCGGCCGAGGTTTCCACAGAAACAGCAGAGGAGAGCAAAGAAGCAGCCGAGCAACCCAACTCGCCCGCTGCAGCTGAAGCCCCACCCACCACCGCAGCAGCTGACCCCGCCCCCTCAGACACGCCCACTAAAGAGGAAGTGCAGGAGCAGCTGCAGGAAGTGGAGAAGCCTAAAGAGGCCGAAAGCACGGCGACCGCAGACGATGCAAATGCACAGAAGGAGGACGAGAAGCAGGAGGAAGCCAAACAAGCCGATGTGCCTGACCCCGCCGCCGAGAGCCAGGAAACAGACCAAATAGACAAAAAAG AGGCCATCGAAGACTCTAAACCAGCAGAAGAGGCCGTTTCAGATGCAGGCAAAGAAGAGAACGTTTAA